In Deferribacteraceae bacterium V6Fe1, one genomic interval encodes:
- a CDS encoding methyl-accepting chemotaxis protein, with protein MEFFKKIYIGLEKKVFNSITKKLIGNFGFLIFLHLIYVVTFYIFASKLHNILKSANINDEILKSIFSYLDNIFVLYLTVIGIGILSVFVMIYFMRHLIVRPVKLLVQSFDTVSHGEGDLSEDLPCVSYDEFRTLSESYNRFIKSIRSMLSSVRENGVIIAVESAKVLKNIQDTEQSTSEQSNLAELIFNASNEATAAINEVAENANFISESTKNNLEAAKTSYSGMLDIKNKVHHVDENLQKFKSTTDVLSKNSEKIMEVTKLINEISDQTNLLALNAAIEAARAGEHGRGFAVVADEVRKLAEKVKDATSEISENINNMNKNVIETKKGTDSIYEFVKDTNEVIEHSTNQFSAMIEDFENTSEQLLKIASAIEEISITNSEIHENVNKINNISSEVVNRMRMSLDATKVLNDKTETMQELVSKFRVGEGKVEQVILIGEKYRNICAEKIMEIARNTNVFDKNYKPIPNTNPTKYSTSYDSYFERILRPIYDEALREVPKGIFVLCVDSAGYAPTHCSKYAKPLTGNYEVDLVNSRDKRIFNDTVGLRAAKSQAKFLLQTYMRDTGEIIADLSFPIYIQGKHWGAIRIGLSPEALI; from the coding sequence ATGGAATTTTTTAAAAAAATTTATATCGGTCTTGAAAAGAAAGTTTTTAATTCTATCACCAAGAAGTTAATCGGGAATTTTGGTTTTTTGATATTTTTACATCTTATTTATGTCGTGACGTTTTATATTTTTGCAAGCAAATTGCACAACATACTTAAAAGTGCCAATATCAACGATGAAATTTTAAAAAGTATATTTTCTTACCTTGATAATATATTTGTGCTTTATCTGACTGTTATTGGCATCGGTATACTTTCAGTCTTTGTTATGATCTATTTTATGAGGCATCTTATCGTAAGGCCAGTCAAGTTATTGGTGCAAAGTTTTGATACTGTTAGTCACGGTGAAGGTGATTTGTCAGAAGATCTGCCTTGTGTCAGCTATGATGAATTTAGAACATTATCAGAAAGCTATAATAGATTTATAAAAAGTATCAGAAGTATGCTTTCAAGTGTTAGGGAAAACGGTGTCATTATCGCTGTAGAAAGCGCAAAAGTCCTCAAAAATATTCAGGATACGGAGCAGAGTACCAGTGAGCAGAGCAATTTAGCGGAATTGATATTTAATGCAAGCAATGAGGCAACCGCCGCAATAAATGAAGTAGCAGAAAATGCAAACTTTATTTCCGAATCTACAAAAAATAACCTTGAAGCCGCAAAAACATCGTACAGCGGGATGTTGGATATAAAAAATAAGGTGCATCATGTAGATGAAAACCTCCAAAAATTTAAATCAACAACGGATGTATTAAGTAAAAATTCTGAAAAGATTATGGAAGTCACCAAACTTATCAATGAAATATCTGACCAGACCAATTTGCTTGCCTTAAATGCTGCAATAGAGGCAGCAAGGGCAGGTGAGCATGGCAGAGGGTTTGCCGTGGTCGCTGATGAGGTAAGAAAGTTAGCGGAAAAGGTAAAAGATGCCACCTCTGAAATTTCAGAAAATATTAACAATATGAACAAAAATGTTATTGAGACCAAAAAAGGGACAGACAGTATTTATGAATTTGTAAAGGACACAAATGAAGTGATTGAACATTCTACCAATCAATTTAGTGCTATGATTGAGGATTTTGAAAATACGAGTGAACAGCTTTTAAAGATTGCTTCAGCCATTGAAGAGATCTCTATTACAAACTCTGAAATTCACGAAAACGTCAACAAAATTAACAATATAAGCAGTGAAGTGGTCAACAGGATGAGAATGTCTTTGGATGCCACTAAAGTGCTGAATGATAAAACGGAAACTATGCAAGAGCTTGTTTCAAAATTTAGAGTTGGTGAAGGTAAGGTCGAGCAGGTGATTTTAATCGGGGAAAAATACAGAAATATTTGCGCCGAAAAGATAATGGAGATTGCAAGAAATACTAACGTGTTTGATAAAAATTACAAGCCTATACCAAATACAAATCCAACTAAATATTCGACAAGCTATGACTCTTATTTTGAAAGGATATTAAGACCTATTTATGATGAGGCCCTACGTGAAGTCCCTAAAGGTATTTTTGTGCTCTGTGTGGACTCTGCAGGCTATGCTCCTACTCATTGCAGCAAATATGCAAAGCCACTTACCGGAAACTACGAGGTTGACCTTGTTAATAGCCGTGATAAGAGGATTTTCAATGATACGGTGGGACTTAGGGCGGCTAAAAGTCAAGCTAAGTTTCTGCTTCAAACTTATATGCGCGATACAGGAGAGATTATAGCTGATTTATCGTTTCCGATATATATACAAGGTAAGCATTGGGGTGCAATCAGAATAGGGCTTTCACCTGAAGCATTGATATAA
- the pilM gene encoding pilus assembly protein PilM produces MVFLLNIEDKSKYTILVDCSYEVLKNIFVFPKNTPDLKNRLYANFKERYNISLSDYYIDFLYNEIEEEIAAYVCGAPKKYVDEVAGYLTEHKFKLLALESDIDALGRSLYTPSETALKIHVMNDEILIMVTKGKTLLAERLVTFGYKNIIDNFAKLGGIDFEKAKNLFETKGFFDEDINDPESVNMKDAIIDSLDLAGVEVQKTLDMFYRSFKNEKIDKIIVSGKFINVNKVNVYFTKLFNVETEIVNILQHISVDEDMQELLVGATALEIAIGAALRSKF; encoded by the coding sequence ACACTATTTTAGTTGATTGCTCTTATGAAGTGCTAAAAAATATATTTGTCTTTCCGAAAAATACTCCTGACTTGAAGAATAGGCTATATGCAAATTTTAAAGAACGGTACAATATTTCTTTATCAGATTATTATATAGATTTTTTATATAATGAAATCGAAGAAGAAATTGCGGCTTACGTGTGCGGTGCACCAAAAAAATATGTGGATGAGGTTGCCGGCTATCTGACAGAGCATAAATTTAAATTGTTGGCTTTAGAATCAGACATCGATGCTCTTGGGAGGTCTTTGTATACGCCAAGCGAGACAGCACTTAAGATTCATGTAATGAATGATGAAATACTTATTATGGTTACAAAAGGCAAAACGCTCTTGGCAGAAAGACTTGTAACGTTTGGCTATAAAAACATAATTGATAATTTTGCAAAACTTGGTGGTATTGACTTTGAAAAGGCAAAGAATCTGTTTGAAACCAAAGGTTTTTTTGATGAGGACATAAATGACCCTGAATCGGTGAATATGAAAGATGCAATTATAGATTCTCTTGATTTGGCTGGGGTAGAGGTCCAAAAAACACTTGATATGTTTTATCGTAGTTTTAAAAATGAGAAGATTGATAAAATAATTGTTTCAGGAAAGTTTATAAATGTTAATAAGGTGAATGTTTATTTTACAAAACTGTTTAATGTTGAAACAGAAATAGTTAATATTTTGCAGCACATTTCTGTTGATGAGGATATGCAAGAGCTGTTGGTCGGCGCTACAGCACTTGAAATAGCTATTGGAGCAGCACTAAGGAGCAAGTTTTGA
- a CDS encoding glyceraldehyde-3-phosphate dehydrogenase, giving the protein MNKEAQYFRDFNERLMLAEEMLPLIGRLYRERSVVSYLYGKPLVNKTAIEILKEHRFARQILENELSVRETYPVLKAVEGLNITPCRLDIGKLTTKFINSGTANLDEFLKSELSEVLGKSENVLDKPQDVVLYGFGRIGRLLARILIDKVGKGDKLRLRAIVVRKGKDNDLVKRAALLRRDSVHGPFNGTIIVDEEENALVANGVMIKVIYADSPENVDYESYGIKDAIVIDNTGKWRDREGLSKHLKAKGVSKVLLTAPGKGDIPNIVYGVNNNTIDPNEKILSAASCTTNAIVPVLKAINDRFTIISGHIETCHSYTNDQNLLDNYHKKNRRGRSAPLNMVITETGAASAVAKALPELKGKLTGNAIRVPTPNVSLAVLQLNLAEQTTKKDVNSYLRDISLDSPLQNQIDYTNSPEVVSSDFVGSRYACIVDSEATIVDGNKCILYLWYDNEYGYSNQVIRLVQEIAGVNLKTIPA; this is encoded by the coding sequence ATGAACAAAGAAGCGCAATATTTTCGGGACTTTAATGAAAGACTTATGCTTGCTGAAGAGATGCTGCCTTTAATAGGAAGACTTTACAGAGAAAGAAGCGTTGTTTCATACCTTTACGGTAAACCTTTGGTTAACAAAACTGCCATAGAAATCTTAAAAGAGCATAGATTTGCCAGGCAGATTTTGGAAAACGAGCTTTCCGTCAGAGAAACTTACCCTGTATTAAAAGCTGTAGAAGGCCTTAACATTACCCCTTGCAGATTGGATATTGGTAAACTCACCACAAAATTTATTAATTCAGGTACTGCAAACTTGGATGAGTTTCTAAAATCCGAATTAAGTGAAGTTTTGGGTAAAAGTGAAAATGTCCTTGATAAACCTCAAGATGTGGTACTTTACGGATTTGGAAGAATAGGAAGGCTCCTTGCCAGAATATTGATTGACAAAGTCGGCAAAGGGGACAAGCTCAGATTAAGGGCAATAGTGGTAAGAAAAGGGAAAGATAATGACCTTGTCAAAAGAGCGGCACTTTTAAGAAGAGACTCTGTCCATGGTCCATTCAACGGAACTATAATTGTAGATGAAGAGGAGAATGCTTTGGTGGCAAACGGTGTAATGATAAAAGTAATCTATGCCGATTCACCAGAAAATGTTGACTATGAGTCTTATGGGATAAAAGATGCTATTGTTATTGACAACACAGGAAAATGGAGAGACAGAGAAGGTCTTTCCAAGCATTTGAAGGCAAAAGGTGTATCCAAAGTGCTTTTGACAGCTCCTGGCAAAGGTGATATCCCAAATATTGTTTATGGAGTCAATAACAATACTATTGACCCTAACGAAAAGATACTTTCGGCTGCCAGCTGCACAACCAATGCTATTGTCCCTGTTTTAAAAGCTATCAATGACAGATTCACCATTATATCAGGGCATATAGAGACTTGCCACTCATATACCAATGATCAAAATCTGTTGGATAATTATCACAAAAAAAACAGAAGAGGCAGAAGTGCGCCACTTAATATGGTAATTACAGAAACAGGTGCTGCAAGTGCTGTGGCAAAAGCATTGCCCGAGTTAAAAGGGAAATTAACGGGAAATGCCATACGTGTCCCAACCCCAAACGTTTCCTTGGCAGTCTTACAATTAAATTTGGCTGAACAAACTACTAAAAAAGATGTAAATTCTTACTTGAGGGACATTTCCTTAGACTCTCCACTTCAAAATCAGATAGATTATACCAATTCTCCTGAAGTTGTATCTTCCGATTTTGTAGGCTCAAGATATGCATGTATCGTAGATAGTGAGGCTACCATTGTAGATGGAAATAAGTGTATTTTATACCTTTGGTATGACAATGAATACGGTTACAGCAACCAGGTAATAAGGCTTGTGCAAGAAATTGCCGGTGTAAATCTCAAAACTATCCCTGCATAA
- the flhB gene encoding flagellar biosynthesis protein FlhB, whose amino-acid sequence MPETDSDKTEQATPRRRQKAIEEGNVPKSRELSTALILMVSILFMYFYTPIIIDDFKLLFTEMLQYSNLKLNKDSVYLLMLLSFKFCGKVVLPLFAILIFVGVLTNIAQFGFILTPKALEPKFDRLDPIKGLQNLFSKRSLVELVKSIFKIFVVGFVAYLVVKSKISEIISLANADPLVSITFLGQIIFELSFKIALLMLFLAVLDFFYQKWQYEEDLKMTKQEVKEEFKQMEGDPLIKRRIRSLQMEMARKRMMEEVPKADVVITNPTHYAVAIKYEAGKDRAPKVVAKGQRLIALRIRELAKEHGVLIHEDPPIARSLFSSVEIGDEIPESLYKAVAEILAIVYRMKGKKIV is encoded by the coding sequence ATGCCGGAAACCGATTCTGACAAAACGGAACAGGCCACCCCCCGAAGAAGACAAAAGGCCATTGAAGAAGGGAATGTACCAAAAAGTCGTGAACTTTCCACTGCACTTATACTTATGGTCAGTATCCTTTTTATGTATTTTTACACGCCGATTATTATAGACGATTTTAAATTGTTATTCACTGAAATGCTACAATACTCAAACCTTAAGCTTAATAAAGACTCTGTCTACCTGCTTATGTTATTGTCATTTAAGTTCTGCGGCAAAGTGGTTTTACCCCTTTTTGCAATTCTCATATTTGTTGGAGTCCTTACAAATATTGCACAATTCGGATTCATATTAACTCCAAAGGCTTTAGAGCCTAAATTTGACAGGCTCGATCCAATCAAAGGATTACAAAATCTCTTTTCAAAAAGGAGTCTTGTAGAGCTGGTCAAATCTATTTTTAAGATTTTTGTTGTCGGTTTTGTAGCTTACTTGGTGGTCAAATCAAAGATTAGTGAAATAATAAGTCTTGCCAATGCAGACCCTCTGGTCAGCATTACTTTCCTTGGTCAAATTATTTTTGAACTCTCATTTAAAATTGCTCTGCTAATGCTTTTTTTGGCCGTATTAGATTTTTTTTACCAAAAGTGGCAATATGAAGAAGATTTAAAAATGACAAAACAGGAAGTTAAAGAAGAGTTTAAGCAGATGGAAGGGGACCCTTTGATAAAAAGGAGAATTCGAAGTCTGCAAATGGAGATGGCAAGAAAAAGGATGATGGAAGAGGTCCCTAAAGCTGATGTTGTAATAACCAACCCCACCCATTATGCAGTGGCAATCAAATATGAAGCCGGCAAGGATAGAGCACCAAAAGTGGTTGCAAAGGGGCAAAGACTAATTGCACTAAGAATCAGAGAGCTTGCCAAAGAACATGGAGTATTGATTCATGAAGACCCGCCAATAGCGCGCTCCCTTTTTAGCTCAGTAGAAATTGGAGATGAAATCCCGGAATCATTGTATAAAGCGGTGGCAGAAATATTAGCTATCGTGTATAGAATGAAAGGGAAAAAAATAGTTTAG
- the fliR gene encoding flagellar biosynthetic protein FliR, whose amino-acid sequence MFDFLNQTSSFVFYFLIFIRIGGILFTAPFFGSTIIDNRVKIFFSLILAILVYHLVPPVNFTNINTVLLILIIIKELLIGIMIGMIGRFLFVGVQFGGQIIGFQMGFGVVNVLDPQTNSQVSIIAQFQNIVMILIFLSIGGHRLIIQSLVQCVQVVPIGSFVIPNGSYIFIVKLFSQIFIIALKIIAPVFVTLIITHVVMGIIARLVPQINILIVGFPIQIAAGLIVVIFSMTYFYSVFEIITYDFFNNVLTIFKMLGG is encoded by the coding sequence ATGTTTGACTTTTTGAATCAAACCAGTTCCTTTGTATTTTACTTTTTAATATTTATAAGAATAGGCGGAATTCTCTTCACTGCCCCTTTTTTTGGCAGCACAATAATTGACAACAGAGTCAAGATTTTTTTCTCCCTAATCCTTGCTATCTTGGTTTATCACCTTGTTCCACCGGTAAATTTTACAAACATAAATACTGTGCTATTGATATTAATAATCATAAAAGAGCTTTTAATAGGAATTATGATTGGGATGATAGGCAGATTTCTATTTGTCGGAGTTCAATTCGGGGGGCAAATTATCGGTTTTCAAATGGGATTTGGAGTGGTTAATGTCCTTGACCCTCAGACTAATTCCCAAGTGTCTATCATTGCACAGTTTCAAAATATAGTGATGATTTTGATTTTTTTAAGCATCGGCGGGCATAGATTGATTATTCAATCCCTTGTCCAGTGTGTGCAGGTAGTCCCAATAGGCTCATTTGTAATCCCAAACGGCTCATATATATTTATCGTAAAATTATTCTCTCAAATATTTATAATTGCACTAAAAATAATCGCTCCCGTGTTTGTGACACTGATTATTACTCACGTAGTAATGGGTATTATTGCACGTTTGGTTCCACAGATTAATATTCTGATTGTCGGCTTTCCTATTCAGATTGCCGCAGGTCTTATAGTAGTAATATTTAGCATGACATATTTTTACAGTGTTTTTGAAATCATAACTTATGATTTTTTTAATAATGTATTAACAATTTTTAAAATGTTAGGTGGATAA
- a CDS encoding DNA translocase FtsK 4TM domain-containing protein has protein sequence MAVKNTLLFKIFIVLNAFFITFTTLSLFSYSEKDPSFSNIIFSNYEIKVNNFFGKIGAYYADILGNIFGWASFILPFLLIFISIGLFYKNVERHRKVKRFIFDLILSFSFISFLALFSGFLNNNDPIFNEKHMGGIIGSVAATFLQSILGKYGGALSAIFVLIIILILLFRNYEIMTLRFNFTLPDFRNVFNRTKKGKKLPKGKKAHLANDEPEAVIDDEPLNVENEVTIKEISKVAIQSKKAEYTVPIDLLEDFETTEVTETEAELKRKGKLLEEKLLEFGVEGKIKEIQPGPVVTLYEFEPAPGIKINRIAGLEGDLARAMSAVSVRIIAPIPGKSVVGIELPNKKRATVYLKELISSSSFVKSSSPLTIILGKDISGKPYVSDLGKMPHLLIAGTTGSGKSVCINTIVCSILFKSSPDKVKFVMIDPKMVELSSYEDIPHLAAPVVTDPKHAATVLKNVVVEMENRYEILAEHKVRNIDSFNELASKNNNELTTMPYLVVVVDEFADLMIVAGKEVEQSIIRIAQMARAVGIHLILATQRPSVNVITGIIKANMPARLSFRVSSKTDSRTILDQNGAEILLGRGDSLFIPPGSSDPVRVHGCFVSEKEVSDVVDYLKRLGQPEYNMDLVKEETVGIDEISEDEMDEKYYEALDLVQKKGMASISMIQRYLKIGYNRAARIMEIMEKQGVVAPSDGTSKPREVLIKND, from the coding sequence ATGGCTGTAAAAAACACACTTTTATTTAAAATATTTATTGTCTTAAATGCCTTTTTTATAACTTTCACAACTTTGTCATTATTCTCATATTCTGAAAAAGACCCGAGCTTTTCAAATATAATTTTTTCCAATTATGAAATTAAAGTGAACAACTTTTTTGGTAAAATCGGTGCTTATTACGCTGATATTTTGGGCAATATTTTTGGATGGGCATCATTTATACTACCATTTCTTCTTATTTTTATTTCTATCGGGCTATTTTATAAAAATGTTGAAAGACACAGAAAGGTCAAAAGATTTATTTTTGATTTAATTTTATCGTTTTCTTTTATCAGTTTTTTGGCTCTTTTTAGTGGTTTTTTGAATAACAATGACCCTATTTTTAATGAGAAACATATGGGTGGAATTATTGGAAGTGTCGCAGCCACATTTTTACAGTCAATTCTCGGCAAGTATGGCGGTGCATTATCTGCGATTTTTGTTTTAATAATAATTTTAATACTACTTTTTAGAAATTACGAAATAATGACACTTCGATTTAATTTCACACTGCCTGACTTTAGAAATGTTTTTAATAGAACAAAAAAGGGGAAAAAGTTACCCAAGGGGAAAAAGGCACATTTAGCAAATGATGAACCTGAAGCAGTGATAGATGATGAACCGTTAAATGTTGAGAATGAAGTAACAATCAAAGAAATTTCCAAAGTTGCAATTCAAAGTAAAAAGGCAGAATATACTGTTCCAATTGATCTTTTGGAAGACTTTGAAACCACAGAAGTAACCGAAACCGAAGCTGAACTTAAAAGAAAAGGGAAACTTCTTGAAGAAAAGCTCCTTGAATTTGGTGTGGAAGGGAAAATTAAGGAGATTCAACCGGGGCCCGTGGTGACTTTATATGAGTTTGAACCCGCACCGGGGATTAAAATAAACAGGATAGCAGGGCTTGAAGGGGATTTGGCAAGGGCCATGAGTGCCGTAAGTGTAAGAATAATCGCCCCGATACCCGGTAAATCTGTGGTAGGAATAGAGCTGCCAAATAAAAAAAGGGCAACCGTTTACCTCAAAGAACTTATCAGCTCCTCAAGTTTTGTAAAAAGCAGCTCCCCTTTAACCATAATCCTTGGGAAAGATATTTCCGGTAAGCCATATGTCTCTGATCTTGGAAAGATGCCTCACCTTCTTATAGCTGGGACAACCGGAAGCGGTAAATCTGTCTGTATAAACACCATCGTGTGTTCAATACTTTTCAAATCCTCTCCGGACAAAGTAAAATTTGTCATGATCGACCCTAAAATGGTAGAGTTAAGCTCTTACGAGGATATACCGCATTTGGCAGCCCCTGTTGTCACCGACCCCAAGCATGCGGCTACGGTTTTAAAAAATGTTGTAGTTGAAATGGAAAACAGATATGAAATTTTGGCCGAACATAAAGTAAGAAATATAGACTCTTTCAATGAACTTGCTTCAAAAAACAATAATGAGCTTACCACAATGCCTTACTTGGTAGTAGTAGTTGATGAGTTTGCCGATTTAATGATTGTTGCGGGTAAAGAAGTAGAGCAGTCGATTATCAGAATTGCCCAAATGGCTCGTGCAGTTGGGATTCATTTAATACTTGCCACACAAAGGCCTTCAGTCAATGTTATCACAGGCATCATAAAAGCAAATATGCCAGCAAGACTCTCTTTTAGAGTATCTTCCAAAACAGACAGCAGAACTATTCTCGATCAAAATGGGGCGGAGATTCTACTTGGTCGCGGTGACTCGCTTTTTATCCCACCTGGCAGTAGCGACCCTGTAAGGGTTCACGGATGTTTTGTCAGTGAAAAAGAGGTAAGTGATGTCGTGGACTACCTGAAAAGATTAGGACAACCTGAATACAATATGGACCTTGTAAAAGAGGAAACTGTGGGGATAGATGAAATATCTGAAGATGAAATGGACGAAAAATATTACGAGGCTCTCGATTTGGTGCAAAAAAAAGGGATGGCATCGATATCAATGATTCAAAGATATTTAAAAATAGGATATAATAGAGCGGCCAGAATAATGGAAATTATGGAAAAACAAGGGGTCGTAGCCCCAAGTGACGGAACATCAAAACCAAGAGAAGTATTAATTAAAAATGATTAG
- a CDS encoding dihydroorotate dehydrogenase-like protein — MANLTTNYLGLNLKNPVIAGSSTLTFSIENIKAFSELNVGAIVLKSLFEEELASEANDFVTDFHPESYDYNLSDVSVLYGSKPYIDFVTKAKKVSNVPIIASVNCTGEKWWTDFAKSIEDAGADAIEINLSYMSFNPEEDPRKIEEKYFNTVTGVKSKIKIPVAVKIGHFFTNIPYMVKNLKNCGADGVTLFNRYYRVGINLDKREYMPANVYSSADEAYSVLRWVAICSNLVDIDISASTGVHSPDIALQYIMAGAKTVQVVSKTYKNGVESIKEIIDGINFYLDKNSIENISDIYKEIKINNEVKRLERLQYMKIANNKLF, encoded by the coding sequence ATGGCAAATCTGACAACAAACTACTTAGGACTAAATTTGAAAAACCCGGTCATAGCGGGAAGCTCAACACTCACTTTTTCCATTGAAAACATAAAAGCTTTCAGCGAGCTTAATGTCGGTGCAATTGTTTTAAAATCACTGTTTGAAGAAGAGCTTGCCTCTGAGGCAAATGACTTTGTAACAGACTTTCACCCGGAATCATACGATTACAATTTAAGTGATGTATCGGTTTTATATGGGAGTAAGCCGTATATTGATTTTGTAACCAAAGCAAAAAAAGTTTCAAATGTACCGATAATTGCCAGTGTCAACTGCACCGGAGAAAAATGGTGGACAGATTTTGCTAAAAGTATAGAAGATGCAGGAGCAGACGCAATAGAAATAAATTTATCCTATATGTCATTCAATCCTGAGGAGGACCCAAGAAAGATTGAAGAAAAATATTTTAACACTGTAACCGGCGTAAAATCAAAAATAAAAATCCCTGTGGCTGTTAAAATTGGCCATTTTTTCACAAATATTCCTTATATGGTAAAAAATTTAAAAAATTGTGGAGCTGACGGGGTTACTCTTTTTAACAGATATTACAGAGTGGGAATAAATCTTGATAAAAGGGAATACATGCCGGCAAATGTTTATAGTAGTGCGGACGAAGCATATTCCGTTTTAAGATGGGTTGCTATCTGTTCAAACCTTGTAGATATAGATATATCAGCATCAACAGGAGTACACTCACCAGACATCGCTCTGCAATACATTATGGCCGGAGCTAAAACCGTGCAAGTAGTATCCAAAACATATAAAAATGGAGTCGAATCTATAAAAGAGATTATTGATGGTATAAACTTTTATTTAGATAAGAATAGTATAGAAAATATTTCAGATATTTACAAAGAGATTAAAATCAATAATGAAGTTAAAAGGCTTGAAAGATTGCAATATATGAAAATTGCCAACAATAAACTGTTTTAA
- a CDS encoding undecaprenyl-diphosphate phosphatase, which yields MFEYILLGLLQGVTEFLPVSSSGHLVIAQSLIKDFHQPGILFDVMLHFATFMAVIVYFWKKIKVLLKGFLGIFVPGFKITYFDNKTYIWGIFWASIPTGVIGLYLNHKAEVLFSSTTMVGYSLILTSLILFFSDRKNPTGRITLGKSFLVGIVQGLAVIPGISRSGSTISALIYMNVKREEAAEFSFLMALPAVLGATILQLKDLPVLDYTLVTNYASGMIAAFLAGLFSIHALLLFIKRASLKIFALYCLVIGIISIVWL from the coding sequence ATGTTTGAATATATACTGCTCGGTTTGTTGCAAGGGGTAACAGAATTTTTGCCGGTTAGTAGCTCAGGGCATCTTGTAATAGCCCAATCGTTGATTAAGGATTTCCATCAACCGGGTATCTTGTTCGATGTTATGCTTCATTTTGCCACCTTTATGGCAGTAATAGTATACTTCTGGAAAAAGATAAAAGTGCTTTTAAAAGGTTTTTTAGGGATATTTGTGCCAGGTTTTAAAATAACATACTTTGACAACAAAACATATATTTGGGGGATATTTTGGGCAAGTATCCCAACAGGGGTAATCGGGCTTTATCTAAATCATAAGGCAGAAGTGCTGTTTAGCTCAACTACTATGGTTGGGTATAGTTTGATTTTGACTTCACTTATCCTGTTTTTTTCTGACAGAAAAAATCCAACAGGAAGGATAACACTTGGCAAATCTTTTTTGGTTGGTATAGTACAAGGGCTTGCCGTAATACCGGGCATTTCAAGATCAGGCTCAACCATTTCGGCACTTATATACATGAATGTAAAAAGGGAAGAAGCTGCTGAATTTTCATTTTTAATGGCACTGCCTGCAGTTTTGGGCGCAACAATTTTACAGCTAAAGGATTTACCTGTTTTAGACTACACTCTTGTTACAAATTACGCATCAGGTATGATAGCGGCATTCCTGGCGGGGCTTTTTTCCATCCATGCATTGTTACTTTTCATAAAAAGGGCTTCACTTAAAATATTTGCTCTTTACTGTTTGGTAATTGGTATTATAAGTATTGTATGGCTGTAA